A DNA window from Maribellus comscasis contains the following coding sequences:
- a CDS encoding peptidylprolyl isomerase produces the protein MKLKNMIKFWIVLMIMGITGSALAQDKIVDQIVAIVGGNIILKSDVEYMNIQQQASGVTSEGDMKCEILEDLLIDKLLVAEAELDTLIEVTPSQVNQQMDAQIQMYISRIGSEKAVEEYFKKPIAIIKSDMQEGIRNQLLSSQMQNKIVQDVTVTPSEVRYNYRNLKQDEIPSIPTKYEYAQITLKPQISVEEENRVKAQLRDYKRRIEEGTSFTMLAAMYSEEPGASRSGGEIPYYGRGELDPSYAAAAFNLKQDRVSNVVESEFGYHIIQLIDKRGEKVKTRHILMKPKPSVEAKEQAYVRLDSLANILRRGEIPFDEAAMMFSNDKNTRNSGGVAINPNTMSSKFSVEELDSDVSKLLTTMNINEISKPFETIDPDTQQPVYKIIKLLDKVEEHKANIQDDYKQLADMYLAKKKEGVLQEWISERQSETYIRIDDTYANCNFRFNNWIK, from the coding sequence ATGAAACTAAAGAATATGATAAAATTTTGGATTGTCCTGATGATCATGGGGATAACAGGCTCCGCATTGGCACAGGATAAAATAGTTGACCAAATAGTTGCAATCGTTGGCGGAAATATAATTTTGAAGTCAGACGTGGAGTATATGAACATCCAGCAACAAGCTTCCGGTGTCACATCAGAAGGAGATATGAAGTGTGAAATTTTGGAAGATCTGCTTATCGATAAATTACTGGTTGCTGAAGCAGAACTGGATACTTTAATTGAAGTAACACCCAGCCAGGTGAACCAGCAAATGGATGCACAAATACAAATGTATATTTCGCGTATCGGGTCGGAAAAAGCAGTGGAGGAATATTTTAAGAAACCAATTGCAATCATCAAATCAGATATGCAGGAAGGAATCCGTAATCAGTTGTTGAGTTCACAGATGCAAAACAAAATCGTTCAGGATGTAACTGTTACGCCCTCCGAAGTAAGATATAATTACAGAAATTTGAAACAGGATGAGATTCCATCCATTCCAACAAAATATGAATATGCTCAAATTACCTTAAAACCTCAGATTTCAGTTGAAGAAGAGAACCGGGTAAAAGCGCAGCTTCGGGATTATAAAAGAAGAATTGAGGAAGGAACCAGTTTCACGATGCTGGCAGCAATGTACTCCGAAGAACCCGGAGCCAGCAGAAGTGGTGGTGAAATTCCCTATTACGGACGTGGTGAACTTGACCCTTCATATGCAGCAGCAGCGTTTAATTTAAAACAAGACAGGGTTTCAAATGTCGTGGAAAGTGAGTTTGGATACCACATTATCCAGCTTATTGATAAGCGTGGAGAAAAAGTAAAAACACGCCATATTTTAATGAAACCAAAACCGTCGGTTGAAGCAAAGGAACAAGCCTACGTAAGACTTGACAGTTTAGCAAATATTCTCAGAAGAGGCGAAATTCCCTTTGATGAAGCCGCAATGATGTTTTCCAACGACAAAAATACCCGCAACAGCGGAGGGGTTGCCATAAACCCAAATACAATGTCATCAAAGTTTTCGGTTGAAGAATTAGACAGTGACGTAAGTAAGCTGTTAACAACCATGAATATTAATGAAATTTCAAAGCCTTTTGAAACAATAGATCCGGATACTCAACAACCTGTCTACAAAATAATCAAATTGCTGGATAAAGTTGAAGAGCACAAAGCAAATATTCAGGACGATTATAAACAGCTGGCCGATATGTATTTGGCCAAAAAGAAAGAAGGAGTTCTTCAGGAATGGATCTCCGAACGTCAGTCGGAAACTTATATACGGATTGACGATACTTATGCCAACTGTAATTTTAGATTCAATAACTGGATAAAATAA
- a CDS encoding AAA family ATPase, whose protein sequence is MDFKNDVQALDALQKKFHELKTEISRAIYGQDEVVTQVLVTLFSRGHVLLIGVPGLAKTLLVTSIATILGLKYNRIQFTPDLMPSDIIGTEILDKERQFKFIQGPLFANIILADEINRTPPKTQSALLEAMQERAVTAAGQRFELEKPFFVLATQNPIEQEGTYPLPEAQLDRFMFSVWLDYPKFDDEITIVKNTTSNLNVELKPVISGNEIIYFQELIRKVPINDNVLKYAVNLAAKTRPGNDLSAAVSNQYLKWGAGPRASQYLVLGAKTNAALHGKYSPDIEDVKAVAPSILRHRIIKNYKAEAENISVEEIISKLL, encoded by the coding sequence ATGGATTTTAAAAATGATGTTCAAGCATTGGATGCACTCCAGAAAAAATTTCATGAACTTAAAACTGAAATATCACGCGCTATATATGGTCAGGATGAAGTAGTAACCCAGGTGTTGGTTACTCTTTTTAGCCGCGGGCATGTATTGCTTATTGGTGTTCCGGGACTGGCAAAAACACTTCTTGTGACCAGTATCGCAACAATTTTGGGACTAAAATACAACCGCATCCAGTTTACTCCTGATTTAATGCCATCTGACATTATCGGAACTGAAATTCTTGATAAAGAACGTCAGTTTAAATTTATTCAGGGGCCACTTTTTGCCAATATTATTTTGGCCGACGAAATAAACAGGACTCCTCCTAAAACGCAGTCAGCTCTCTTGGAAGCCATGCAGGAAAGAGCGGTTACTGCTGCAGGGCAAAGATTTGAACTGGAAAAACCTTTCTTCGTTTTGGCTACTCAAAACCCGATTGAACAGGAAGGAACATACCCACTTCCGGAGGCTCAGCTCGACAGGTTTATGTTTTCGGTGTGGCTCGATTATCCTAAATTTGATGATGAAATTACAATTGTAAAAAACACTACTTCAAATTTAAATGTGGAACTAAAACCGGTGATCTCAGGTAACGAAATAATTTATTTCCAGGAATTGATACGCAAAGTTCCGATTAACGACAACGTTTTAAAATACGCCGTTAACCTGGCTGCAAAAACAAGACCCGGAAATGATTTATCAGCTGCTGTTTCAAACCAATATCTGAAATGGGGAGCTGGTCCCCGTGCTTCGCAATATTTGGTGCTTGGCGCAAAAACAAATGCGGCTTTACATGGAAAATATTCACCTGACATTGAAGATGTAAAAGCTGTTGCACCTTCAATATTGCGGCACAGGATTATTAAAAACTACAAAGCTGAAGCTGAGAATATTTCAGTTGAGGAAATCATTTCAAAATTGCTTTAA
- a CDS encoding OstA-like protein — protein MSSNFSIDLKYIALKYKLIVLFLLFVLVTNAQEKKEIQILNTEYGESVENKKNAQRLVGNVEIQHKDIFMWCDTAYTYSGTNRVDAFGHVHINQGDTLHLYARKIFYDGDISFAQAVDSVKFVNKTTTLYSDTLDYDLETNIGYYDDYGKIIDSTNVLTSLIGKYFVDEDIVHFYQDVEGYSDDYTLAGDTLYYNTVNGRITIVGPTTIRDSANTLYAEAGWYDTNTGEAELQKNPIVSNKKQMLKADYIEYNDENGDGKAKGTVHIEDFENQIIVTGTKADYNETIEIATVTDSAIFMMYSDNDTLFMHADTLRTVPDTIEGEKIVKAFYGVRFYRTDIQGICDSLVYYSRDSLVQMHNNPVIWSEIHQLSADMIEMQQKQNAPDELHLTNNSFIISKQDSNRYDQIKGKNMTGFVINNELDNIIVDGNGQTLYYAREKEDEIIGLNRAESSNIAIKFREGKIFKIVFLTQPEGRLKPTDQLDEGERRLSGFDWKINLRPLNRHDIFQREIPKNEEETKNLAEEEGQSPN, from the coding sequence GTGTCTTCAAACTTTAGCATTGATTTGAAATACATTGCTTTAAAATATAAACTGATTGTTCTTTTTTTACTCTTTGTTTTAGTTACAAATGCACAGGAAAAGAAGGAAATCCAGATTTTAAATACTGAATACGGAGAATCAGTTGAAAACAAAAAGAATGCACAGCGTTTGGTCGGAAACGTAGAGATTCAACACAAAGACATTTTTATGTGGTGCGACACTGCATATACTTATTCCGGGACAAACCGGGTTGATGCATTTGGCCATGTTCACATTAACCAGGGTGACACCTTACACCTTTATGCCCGGAAAATATTTTATGACGGCGACATCAGCTTTGCTCAAGCGGTTGATTCAGTGAAATTTGTGAACAAAACAACAACTTTATATTCCGACACACTTGATTATGATTTAGAAACCAATATTGGGTATTACGACGATTACGGAAAAATTATTGACAGCACAAATGTTTTAACCAGCCTGATTGGAAAATATTTTGTTGATGAAGATATTGTTCATTTTTATCAGGATGTAGAAGGATACAGCGACGATTACACGCTGGCAGGCGATACCTTGTATTATAATACAGTTAATGGCCGAATTACCATAGTTGGGCCAACCACTATTAGAGACTCGGCAAATACCTTGTATGCAGAGGCTGGGTGGTATGACACAAATACTGGCGAAGCAGAACTACAGAAGAACCCGATCGTTTCGAATAAGAAACAGATGTTAAAAGCGGATTACATTGAATATAACGACGAAAATGGCGATGGGAAAGCAAAAGGAACTGTTCATATTGAAGATTTTGAAAACCAAATTATTGTGACAGGTACAAAAGCGGATTACAACGAAACAATTGAAATTGCCACTGTTACCGACTCGGCTATTTTTATGATGTATTCCGATAACGATACTTTGTTTATGCATGCCGATACATTAAGGACTGTTCCGGATACAATTGAAGGAGAAAAAATTGTTAAGGCCTTTTACGGTGTCCGTTTTTACAGAACAGATATACAAGGAATTTGTGACTCTCTGGTTTATTACAGCAGAGATTCGCTGGTGCAAATGCACAACAATCCGGTAATCTGGTCAGAAATTCATCAGTTAAGTGCAGACATGATTGAAATGCAACAAAAGCAGAATGCTCCTGACGAACTGCATCTTACAAATAACAGTTTTATCATCTCAAAGCAGGATTCCAATCGGTATGACCAAATCAAAGGTAAAAATATGACGGGTTTTGTTATTAACAATGAACTGGATAACATTATTGTGGATGGGAATGGACAAACCCTTTATTATGCAAGAGAAAAAGAAGACGAAATAATCGGATTAAACCGGGCAGAAAGCAGTAATATTGCGATTAAATTCAGAGAAGGAAAAATTTTTAAAATAGTTTTTCTGACACAACCGGAGGGCCGGTTAAAACCTACTGATCAACTTGATGAAGGAGAAAGACGTCTGAGCGGATTTGACTGGAAAATAAATTTGCGTCCACTCAACCGTCACGATATTTTCCAACGTGAGATTCCCAAAAATGAAGAGGAGACAAAAAACCTTGCTGAAGAAGAAGGTCAAAGCCCTAACTGA
- a CDS encoding FAD-binding oxidoreductase, with amino-acid sequence MANKNTFEPNWRKTAPRANSFRSIFKYGDPEGFKHPNKRLVEELKNTFELSAADFKEKESTGDEIVDLKIPSQLSDEQISIFQNISGKENVSADEYERLKYSTGQTLEEHMKLRRKMVGKICDFVVHPRNKSEVEEIVKYCNKEKIPIVVYGGGTSVNFGLYPAGGGVTLVLSTHMNKIIELNETNQTVRVDAGILGPQLENALNNAKEEFQSQYRFTCGHFPQSFEYSSVGGWIVTLGSGQQSSYYGDAADLVLAVEMVTPAGTIRTLDFPATATGPKILDLIKGSEGIFGVVVEVTWKIFRYMPENRKYFGFIFKDWNSAVEASREISQGEFGMPAVFRISDAEETHHGLKLYGIEGTVFDKLMSFRGFKPKERCLFIATSDGSRSFTKNVKRQVKKIARKTGGMYLTSFPAKKWEPGRYKDPYLKEDLMDFGILIDTLETSIKWDNLFDVHQKVRQFIKARPKTICLSHASHFYPQGTNLYFIFILKENDLQAYKNFQKGIIETIVKSGGTLSHHHGVGKMTGFLMEKHLGRNQMNVLYALKKHFDPNNIMNPGGQLGL; translated from the coding sequence ATGGCAAATAAAAATACATTTGAACCCAATTGGAGAAAAACCGCGCCCAGGGCAAATTCGTTTCGTTCAATCTTTAAATATGGCGACCCGGAAGGTTTTAAACATCCTAATAAAAGGCTGGTTGAAGAGTTGAAGAATACCTTTGAGTTATCGGCCGCTGATTTTAAAGAAAAGGAAAGCACCGGAGATGAAATTGTCGATTTAAAAATTCCATCTCAACTTTCAGATGAACAGATAAGTATTTTTCAAAATATTTCAGGAAAAGAGAATGTTTCGGCTGATGAATATGAAAGATTAAAATATTCAACCGGGCAAACGTTGGAAGAGCACATGAAACTACGCCGGAAAATGGTGGGTAAGATTTGCGATTTTGTTGTTCATCCGCGAAATAAAAGTGAGGTTGAGGAAATCGTGAAATATTGCAATAAAGAGAAAATTCCCATTGTAGTTTATGGTGGCGGCACGTCGGTAAATTTTGGTTTATATCCTGCTGGCGGAGGGGTAACTTTGGTTTTGTCAACACACATGAATAAAATTATTGAACTAAACGAAACCAACCAAACGGTTCGGGTTGATGCCGGAATTTTGGGGCCGCAACTTGAAAATGCGCTTAACAACGCTAAAGAAGAGTTTCAATCGCAGTATCGTTTTACCTGTGGGCATTTTCCTCAGTCTTTTGAATATTCGAGTGTAGGTGGTTGGATAGTCACCCTGGGCAGTGGTCAGCAATCATCGTATTATGGTGATGCAGCAGATTTGGTCTTGGCTGTTGAGATGGTTACGCCTGCAGGAACAATAAGAACACTTGATTTTCCGGCTACTGCAACCGGACCCAAAATTTTAGATTTGATAAAAGGAAGTGAAGGAATTTTTGGAGTAGTGGTTGAAGTTACCTGGAAAATTTTTAGATACATGCCTGAGAATCGAAAATATTTTGGTTTTATTTTTAAAGATTGGAATTCGGCCGTGGAGGCCAGTCGCGAAATTAGCCAGGGTGAATTTGGAATGCCGGCTGTTTTTAGGATTTCCGATGCTGAAGAGACGCATCACGGGTTAAAATTGTATGGAATTGAGGGAACTGTTTTTGACAAACTGATGTCGTTTCGAGGGTTTAAACCCAAAGAAAGATGTCTGTTTATCGCTACCTCTGATGGCTCCCGAAGTTTTACAAAAAATGTAAAACGACAGGTAAAAAAAATAGCTCGCAAAACCGGCGGGATGTACCTGACTTCGTTTCCGGCAAAAAAATGGGAGCCGGGACGTTATAAAGATCCCTATTTGAAAGAAGATTTAATGGATTTTGGCATTCTGATTGATACGCTGGAAACCAGTATAAAATGGGATAATTTGTTTGATGTTCATCAAAAAGTGAGGCAATTTATCAAAGCACGGCCAAAAACGATATGTTTGTCACATGCATCACACTTTTACCCGCAAGGAACCAACCTGTATTTTATTTTTATTTTGAAGGAAAATGATTTACAAGCATACAAAAATTTTCAAAAGGGAATTATCGAAACAATTGTAAAAAGTGGCGGAACTTTGTCACATCATCACGGGGTGGGGAAGATGACCGGTTTTTTAATGGAAAAACATCTTGGCAGAAACCAAATGAACGTTCTATATGCTTTAAAAAAACATTTTGATCCGAATAATATTATGAATCCCGGAGGTCAGTTAGGGCTTTGA